A part of Mustela erminea isolate mMusErm1 chromosome 9, mMusErm1.Pri, whole genome shotgun sequence genomic DNA contains:
- the PHLDB1 gene encoding pleckstrin homology-like domain family B member 1 isoform X22: MDLRRQQERSWERQRLETILNLCAEYSRADGGPEAGELPSIGEATAALALAGRRPSRGLSGATGRNAEEPGGATQRLWECVERSDEENLKEECSSTESTQQEHEDAPGTKLQGEVLALEEERAQVLGRVEQLKVRVKELEQQLQESAREAEMERALLQGEREAERALLQKEQKAMDQLQEKLVTLETGIQKERDKERAELAAGRRHLEARQALYAELQTQVDNCPESVREQLQEQLRREAEALETETKLFEDLEFQQLERESRVEEERELAGQGLLRSQAELLRSITKRKERLAVLDNQAGQIRAQAVQESERLAREKNASLQLLQKEKERLTVLEGRYHSLTGGRPFPKTTSTLKEAELLISKAPEMGPGPATLVPFPGSSEPAASSVPLTPPASIQLCPRAQEYVTLEQLKAMWGSSPVPTAPAPGLPFWASASRDLVPATCLPPVLPSSSSAPLTPSPKMEELLPPAVDLEQWYQELMAGLGTGPAAASPRSSPPPLPAKASRQLQVYRSKMDGEATSPLPRTRSGPLPSSSGSSSSSSQLSVATLGRSPSPKSALLAQNGTGSLPRNLAATLQDIETKRQLALQQKGESLPAEPPPADSPAGQQVIEEQRRRLAELKQKAAAEAQCQWDALHGAAPFPPGPSGFPPLMHHSILHHLPAGRERGEDGEHAYDTLSLESSDSMETSISTGGNSACSPDNMSSASGLDVAKIEEMEKMLKEAHAEKSRLMESREREMELRRQALEEERRRREQVERRLQSESARRQQLVEKEVKMREKQFSQARPLTRYLPIRKEDFDLKTHIESSGHGVDTCLHVVLSSKVCRGYLVKMGGKIKSWKKRWFVFDRLKRTLSYYVDKHETKLKGVIYFQAIEEVYYDHLRSAAKSPNPALTFCVKTHDRLYYMVAPSAEAMRIWMDVIVTGAEGYTQFMN; this comes from the exons atggacctgaggaggcagcaggagagaagcTGG GAACGCCAGCGCCTGGAGACCATCCTGAACCTGTGTGCTGAGTACAGCCGGGCCGACGGGGGGCCTGAGGCTGGGGAGCTGCCCAGCATTGGGGAAGCCACTGCAGCGTTGGCGCTGGCAGGCCGGAGGCCCTCCCGAGGCCTTTCAGGGGCCACTGGGAGGAACGCCGAGGAGCCTGGAGGGGCCACCCAGCGCCTGTGGGAGTGCGTGGAGCGCTCAGATGAGGAGAACCTCAAGGAGGAGTGTAGCAGCACGGAGAGCACCCAGCAGGAG CATGAAGATGCCCCTGGCACGAAGCTCCAAGGAGAGGTGCTGGCCCTGGAAGAGGAGCGGGCCCAGGTGCTGGGGCGTGTGGAGCAGCTCAAGGTCCGCGTGAAGGAGCTGGAGCAGCAGCTGCAGGAGTCGGCCCGAGAG GCCGAAATGGAGCGAGCACtgctgcagggggagagggaggctgagCGAGCGCTGCTGCAGAAGGAGCAGAAAGCAATGGACCAGTTGCAGGAGAAGTTGGTGACATTGGAGACCGGCatccagaaggagagggacaag GAGAGGGCGGAGCTGGCCGCGGGACGGAGGCACCTGGAGGCCCGCCAGGCGCTCTACGCCGAGCTCCAGACGCAGGTCGATAACTGCCCCGAGTCAGTGCGGGAACAGTTACAGGAGCAGCTGAGAAGG GAGGCCGAGGCCCTGGAGACGGAGACAAAGCTGTTCGAGGACTTGGAGTTCCAGCAGCTAGAGCGGGAGAGCCGAGTGGAGGAGGAGCGGGAGCTGGCGGGCCAGGGGCTGCTCAGGAGCCAGGCCGAGCTCCTCCGCAGCATCACCAAGAGGAAG GAGCGTCTGGCAGTCCTGGACAACCAGGCGGGCCAGATCCGGGCCCAGGCCGTGCAGGAGTCCGAGCGCCTGGCGCGGGAAAAGAACGCCTCCCTGCAGCTGCTGCAGAAG GAGAAGGAAAGACTGACTGTGTTGGAGGGGAGATACCACTCGCTCACAGGAGGCAGGCCCTTCCCGAAGACCACGTCCACTCTCAAAGAG GCTGAACTGCTCATCTCCAAGGCCCCAGAGATGGGGCCTGGGCCTGCGACTCTGGTCCCTTTCCCAGGGTCTTCAGAGCCCGCGGCCTCCTCTGTTCCCCTAACCCCACCTGCTTCCATTCAGCTCTGCCCCAGAGCACAAGAG TACGTGACGCTTGAGCAGCTAAAGGCGATGTGGGGCTCCTCACCCGTGCCCACAGCCCCTGCGCCAGGCCTGCCTTTCTGGGCCTCTGCCTCCCGGGACCTGGTTCCCGCCACCTGCCTTCCTCCCGtgctgccctcttcctcctccgctCCTCTCACGCCTTCACCCAAG ATGGAGGAGCTGCTGCCCCCTGCTGTAGACTTAGAGCAGTGGTACCAGGAGCTGATGGCCGGGCTGGGGACCGGCCCCGCTGCAGCCTCCCCGCGCTCCTCTCCCCCGCCTCTGCCCGCCAAAGCTTCCCGGCAGCTGCAG GTTTACCGCTCTAAGATGGATGGTGAGGCCACCAGCCCCTTGCCCCGGACCCGCAGTggccccctcccctcttcctctggctcttcttcctcttcctcccagctCAGCGTGGCTACCCTGGGCCGGAGCCCCTCTCCAAAG AGTGCTCTACTCGCCCAGAACGGGACAGGCAGCCTTCCTCGCAACCTGGCGGCCACGCTGCAGGACATCGAGACCAAGCGCCAGCTTGCCCTGCAGCAGAAGG GCGAGTCGCTTCCTGCCGAGCCCCCCCCAGCCGACAGCCCAGCAG GACAGCAGGTGATTGAGGAGCAGCGGCGGCGCCTGGCGGAGCTGAAGCAGAAGGCGGCGGCCGAGGCCCAGTGCCAGTGGGATGCCTTGCACGGGGCGGCCCCCTTCCCGCCGGGCCCCTCCGGCTTCCCCCCCCTCATGCACCACTCCATCCTGCACCACCTGCCGGCCGGCCGGGAGCGCGGGGAGGACGGTGAGCACGCCTATGACACGCTGAGCCTGGAGAGCTCGGACAGCATGGAGACCAGCATCTCCACCGGCGGCAACTCGGCCTGCTCGCCCGACAACATGTCCAG cgcCAGCGGCCTGGACGTGGCCAAGATcgaggagatggagaagatgcTGAAGGAGGCGCACGCCGAGAAGAGCCGGCTCATGGAGTCCAGG GAGCGGGAGATGGAGCTCCGGAGGCAGGCCCTCGAGGAGGAGCGGAGGCGGCGTGAGCAGGTGGAACGGAGGCTGCAGAGCGAGAGCGCCAGGAGGCAGCAGCTGGTGGAGAAGGAGGTCAAGATGCGGGAGAAACAGTTTTCCCAG GCACGACCCCTGACCCGCTACCTGCCGATCCGGAAGGAGGACTTTGACCTGAAGACCCACATCGAGTCCTCGGGCCACGGCGTGGACACCTGTCTGCACGTGGTGCTCAGCAGCAAG GTCTGCCGCGGCTACTTGGTCAAGATGGGCGGCAAGATTAAATCGTGGAAGAAGCGCTGGTTTGTCTTCGACCGGCTCAAGCGCACCCTTTCCTATTACGTGG ACAAGCACGAGACGAAGCTGAAGGGGGTCATCTACTTCCAGGCCATTGAGGAAGTGTACTATGACCACCTGCGCAGTGCAGCCAAG AGCCCGAACCCGGCCCTCACCTTCTGTGTGAAGACCCACGACCGGCTCTACTACATGGTGGCACCGTCAGCGGAGGCCATGCGCATCTGGATGGATGTCATCGTCACCGGAGCCGAGGGCTACACACAGTTCATGAACTGA